Below is a genomic region from Rhizobium sp. 007.
CGTCTGCCAAGAGCTGGGCGCGCTGATCGCCAAGTTTGTCGTCAACATAGATGGTCTTGTAAAGCCTCAGCGTATCGAGAATGCCTTGGCTGGCGACGATGTACTTTCCATTTTCGTCGGTGACCTGCTCGCCGGTGCCAAGAAGCGCCATCCAATAACCTTGCATGGTCGTTGCTTCGCCCATGGAAACGCCGGCATTCAGCTGCAGTGGAAAGGAATCTGGATCGGCAGCCTTGATCTTGCGTGCAGCGTCAAGCAGTTCGCCCCAGGATTTCGGCTGCCAGCTTTCTGCATCAAGACCGGCTTTCTGGAAGAGATCCCTGCGCACAAAGATCATGCGTGCATCGGTGCCGAGCGCAATTCCGTAAGGCTTGCCCTGGTAGCTCATCAGAGCCTTGGTGCCATCGGCGATATGGCTCCAGCCATCCCAACTGGCTACGTCCGGACCTGCTATTTCTTCAAGCGGCTTTAATAGCCCGCCCTGAACGAAACTCGGAATGAGGAAGCCGTCGAAAGCTGAAATGTCCGGACCGGCGCCGGTCGAGAAGTCGAGCGCCAGTTGCTGCGTCAACTGTTCATCTTCGCCGCCGAATTGGGTCAGCTTGACAGTAACGTCCTTGCCTTGCGTCTTCATCTTTTCGGTGAAGGCCGGGATGATTTTCTTTTGGATCCATTCGGCCGTACCGCTGTTCACGCCGCCGACGACGCAGCGGCAGGTGATGTCGAGATCGGTGGCTATGGCAGAGCCCGACAGGGCCACTGCCGCCGAAACGCCAAGCAATAAAGACTGTATGCCCTTGCGCATTGCAATTCCTCCCTAGGATTTGGCCCGGTTGTCGACCAGACGCTTTTCGGTTCGGTGCATCGGAACGGACCGGATCCTCCTCCAAGCCACGCCCCACCTCATCCAGCCATCAGAATGAACACGCTTTCATTTTTGTCAACACTGCGGTTGCGCACGCTGGAATATTCGATGGACGAAAGACGGAAAAGGCAGCAGAGCTGCGCATTCCCGTGAAAACTGCATCGTCGCGCTTGACGATTTGCCGCTCTCAAGTGCACGATGAATGAACACGTTTTCAATTCCAGCGCCAGTTATCTTCATGAATGAACGCAGCGACAAAAAAATGGCACGTGCGACCGCTGATCTAGTAGCGCGTGAAGCCAATGTTTCGCGGGTTGCCGTTTCGCGCGCGTTCAACCCCAATGCATCTTTGAAGCCGGAAAAGCGCGACCGCATTCTGCAGATTGCTCGGGAGTTGAACTATACGCCGGATATGGCGGCGCGCTCGCTCGTCACGAGACGATCGCATCTTGTCGGCATGATCGTGCCCGACGTGTGCAGTCCCTGGGAAAGCCAGGAAATCGATGCACTGACGACGGCCTTGCAAGCGGAGGGTTTTGCCACTTTGCTGTTCAAGGCGAAGGCCGATTTGAGCATGGACCAGACCTTGCTCACCTATATGCGCGGTTTCAATCCGGATTCGGTCATTGCCTTTACGGAGAACGTGGAGCCGGACGTGCTTTGCGGATTTCTCGATCGCGCAGTGCCGATCTACATCATTTATGATGATGCAGAAGAGTTTGGCAAAAAGCCGTCTGCCAGCCTCTACGACCGGTTGGTCGTGCGGCAGAAAGAGGGCATCGAGCAGGCCGTTGCGTTGTTGCAGGGTTATGGCGCCCGCCGCGTTGCCTATCTTGGCGGAAAGCCGCAATCGCTGGCCAATACCGAGCGTGAACGCATCATCACGCAGGTTCTTGTAGGGCGCGGCATGGCGCCGCCGATCGTCGTGCCTGGCGACTACACCTACGATACCGCCTATCGCGCGACGGTGGACCTCTTCCGTGTCGGCGATGGAGCCGATGCCATCTTTGCCTCCAACGACGTCGGCGCGTTCGGCGCAATCGATGCGTTGCGTCACGAGCTTTCCTTGTCGGTGCCGGGCGATGTCAAGATCGTCGGCTTCGACGACATCCCGCAATCGCATTGGAAGAGCTACAACCTCACCACCGTCCGGATCGATCTGACAGATCGGGTCCGGGCGCTCGTCCGGCTGATCCTCAAGCGGCTCAAGACACCCGACGCCGGACGCTTGATCGAGACGCTGAGCACCCGTCTCGTCGTGCGCGGCACGGTTGGCTGAATGGAACGTTCATGACGCAAAAGCGTGTGCATCTGGTCTTCAAGACCCATCTCGACATCGGTTTCACCGACCATGCGGAAAAGGTCCGCCGCCAGTATCACGAGCGCTTCATTCCGCAGGCGATCGAGACGGGCGACCATTTTTACGCGGAAGATCCAGGCGATCCGAAGTTCATCTGGACCACCGGTGCCTGGTTGATTTGGGACTATCTGAATTCGTGCCGGCCGGAAGAGGTGGCGAAACTGGAGCGGGCAATCGAACGCGGTCTCATCCGTTGGCACGGCCTGCCATTCACCACGCATACGGAGTTGATGTCGCCCGATCTTTTCCGGGCCGGTCTTTCCTACTCGCAGGAATTGGATCGGCGTTTCTGCAAGAAGACGATTGCAGCGAAGATGACGGACGTGCCGGGACACACACTCGGCATGGTGCCGCTGCTTGCCGAAGCCGGCATTCGTTTCCTGCATCTCGGCGTCAACACTGCTTCGCCGCCGCCGCAGGTGCCTGATATCTTTCGCTGGCGCGCGCCCGGCGGCGAAGAGATCGTTGTGATGTATCAGCGTTCCTATGGCGAAACATACTTCCCGGACGGTGTTTCCGAGGGTTTGGGCTTTGCGCACACGAGCGATAATATTGGCCCGCAAAGCGTGGCGCAGACAGCCGATGTCTACCGGCAAATGCACCAGCGTGATCCCGATGCGATTATCCGTGCAGCGACGCTTGAGGACTACGGGGCGCTTCTTTGGGAAAAACGCGAACGCTTTCCCCGTATGGAGCTCGAGCTCGGTGACAGCTGGATTCACGGCATTGCCAGCGATCCGCAGAAAACCGCGCAGTTTCTCGCGTTGCAGCGGCTCTATGACCGTTTTGCAGCTGAGGGCCTGAATTCCGCCCGGCTCGCATTCGGCCGCAAGCTTACTCTGGTTGCGGAACATACCTGTGGCGTCGACATCAAATCCTATCTCCGAGACGACCAGGCCTGGTCCCGCGAGGATTTCGAAACAGCCCGGGCGAGCGACTACCGGTTTGCCTATGCCGAAGCCTCCTGGAATGAGCAGCGCTCCTATCTTGATGAAGCCGTACGGCAGCTGGATGGCGCCGATGCCAGGGCCGCAAAGGCCGCTCTTGCCGAGCTTTCCGCGCCCGTCATGATCTCGGTGGGCGAGCGCCAGCAGCGCCTTTCGGCCGGCGGTTGGGCCATTGATCTCGATCCTGTAACCGGCGACATTTCCGCTCTTACGGTGCCTACCGGCAGGACGATTGCCGGTCGCAGCGGATCGCTGATTGCCTATCGATACGAGAGCTATGACGCCAGCGATGTCGGCCGGCATATGGATACATATCTTACGCATCGTCAGGAATGGGCGATCCTCGATCACGACAAGCCGGGGCTTGCCAGGTCCGGTGCTGCGCTGTCGAGAACCTACATGCCTGCCTTGAAGGCAGCTGGTCGAGCAGGGGTGCTGCTTGCTATGCCCGATGAAGCGGTCAGCCGATACGGCGCGCCGGAGTATGTTATGCTGCAATTTTTAGCGCACGGCGATGTCCTTGAGTTTCGGGTGACGATGCATTCAAAAGCGGCGAACCGCATGCCGGAGGCAAGCTTTCTTTCCTTCACACCGCAAGCAAGGGCCGAATGGAGCTTGCGCAAGATGGGGCTCTGGCACAAAAGCGGCGATATTGCTCGAGGCGGCGGCGCTCAACTCCAGGCTGTTAGCGGCGTTCGTGGCGACATGAATGGGACTGTGCTGTCCATCCAACCATTCGACACGCCGCTCGTCGCACCGCAAAGCTGGGATTTTATGACTTTTTGCAAAGCGTTACCTGACTTTGCCGACGGCGTGCGCTTCAACCTGCACAACAATAAATGGGGTACGAACTTCCCCATGTGGTGGGAAGGCGACTTTTCGGCGCGCTACCGACTCAGTGTCACCTAAGAAGCAAGCCTCCTGGTTGCGCACATTTGCCGCTCTCAGGCGGCCCTTCTCTATTCGCTTTTCCATCGTGCGATTTTCCGTTTGCCCGGAGTCAGATACTAATATACTACTTCCGCCGAAGGCCTGCGGGAGGGCAATCGGTGCAAGTCAGTCGGTATTTCAAACTGCGATTTGACAAAATGCGTGGCCAATGAGCGAAGCGCGCAAGAAGCGTTCCTTGGCGGGCGTAACCCAACTTTCCCACCAGCGTGCCACAGCTCCCCGCGCCGCAACCCTGGTCTACGATGTTTTGCGCGACGACATCCTCTCGCTTCGGCGCAAGCCCATGGACTTGTTGAGCGAGAAGGAGTTGGAGGCGCACTTCGGCGTCAGCCGAACGCCGATCCGCGAGGCGATCTTACGTCTTTGCGACGATGGCCTCGTTGATATCTTTCCCCAATCCGGCACGTTCGTCTCGCGCATTCCGCGCCGCGCGCTCTATGAAGCCATCCTTGTGCGCAAAGCCCTCGAGATAACCACCGTCGGCCATGCCGTGGACAAGATGACGCCCGCCGGCATCCGTCTGCTCGATCGCAATCTCGACGATCTTGGCGCCTGCCTTCGCAATGGCGAGGTGACGGCATTCCACCGGCTTGATATCGACTTCCACAAACTGATCAGCGATATCGCCGGCTTTTCCGGCATCTGGGCAATCATCGAGCAGGTCAAGGTGCACAGCGACCGTTACCGCCTCCTGACGTTGCCGCAGGATGGCCGTCTCGCCCGCGTCATCGAGGAGCATTCGACCGTCATCGACTGCATGCGCAAGGGCGACAAGAAGGGTGCCGTCGAGGCCATGGACCTCCATCTCGGCAGACTTCTGCACGAGGTCGAAAGGGCCGAAATCTGGGACCCGAATTACTTTATCGAGGATGCGAAAAAACCTATGGTATGCACTGAAAAGAAAGGACATTTTCAATGAAAGTCGACGTAAGACACGCTTCCCATCCCGAGGCCGTCCGCGCCTACGACACGGACACACTGCGACGCCACTTTCTTGTCGACACCGTCTTCGAAGGTGGCGAAATCAGGCTTACCTATTCGCATTACGACCGCATGGTGATCGGTGGCGCAATGCCGCTCGGCGCCGCACTCACGTTGTCGGCGCCAAAGGCAATCGGCCAGGAAACCTTCCTTGCCGAACGCGAGCTCGGTGCGCTGAACATCGGGGCAGCAGGCCGCGTCCTGATCGACGGCAAGGCGTACGATATCGCGAAATACGATTGCCTATATATCGGCAAGGGCGCGGTGGACATCCGCTTCGAAAGTGCTGATGCCGGTAATCCCGCCAAGTTCTACCTCGTCTCGACGCCGGCACATCAACCGCATCCCACGGTGCTCTTGACGCGCGAACAGGCTCGGCATCTAACGTTTGGCGAAGCGGCAACTGCCAACAAGCGATCAATCTTCCAGTTCATCCATCCCGAGGTCTGCCAGTCCTGCCAGCTCACCATGGGACTGACGATGCTGGAGCCGGGCAGCATCTGGAACACCATGCCGAGCCACATCCATGACCGGCGCATGGAAGCCTACCTATACTTCGATCTCGATACCGATCAGCGCGTCTTCCATTTCATGGGCGAACCGCAGGAGACCCGGCACATGCTGGTCGCAAACGAGCAGGCGATCATCTCGCCTCCGTGGTCGATCCATTCGGGTGCTGGCACCAAGAATTACAGCTTCATCTGGGCGATGGCCGGTGACAACAAGAGCTTCACCGACATGGATCAGATCGCGATCGCAGATTTAAGGTAAGTCCAATGGCAAATCCATTTGATCTTTCCGGTCGCGTGGCCATTGTCACGGGCGCCAATACTGGCATAGGGCAGGGCATTGCGATGGCGCTTGCGGAAGCAGGTGCCTCGATTGCCGCCGTCGGCCGCTCGTCTATGGATGAAACCGAGGCGATGGTCACGGAGGCTGGGGCACGCTTCCATGCCATCAAGGCCGATCTTGGCACGATCGCGCCGGTAAAGCGTATCGTCGCCGAAACGCTCTCGGCCTTCGGTGCACTCGACATCCTCGTCAACAATGCCGGTATCATTCGCCGCGCCGATGCGATCGACTTCACCGAGGAAGACTGGGACGCCGTCATCGACACCAATCTCAAAACGGCCTTCTTCCTATCTCAGGCCGCTGGCCGCCACATGATCGAAAAGGGCAGGGGCAAGATTATCAACATCGCCTCGCTGCTGTCCTTCCAAGGCGGCATCCGGATTCCGTCCTACACGGCCTCGAAGAGCGGCCTTGCCGGCGTCACGAGGCTGCTTGCCTGCGAATGGGCAGGCAAAGGCGTCAACGTCAACGCCATCGCGCCCGGCTACTTTGTCACCAACAACACGACGGCGCTCCGCGAAGATCCGGACCGCAGTACCGCCATTCTGGCACGCATCCCGGCAGGGCGGTGGGGAGTGCCCGCCGAACTCGGCGGTGCGGCGGTGTTTCTCGCCTCATCGGCGTCCGACTACGTCCACGGCACCGTCCTGCCGGTCGACGGCGGGTGGCTGGCTCGCTGACTGCAAAGGAGGGTGACTTGAGCCGCTCGTCTTGACACCGGCGACACCCGACCTTAACCTTTGAACATTCACCAGGGGGGTCCCGGCAAGGGGCTGAGATACTGCTGTCGCGCGCAGTGACCCGTTGAACCTGATCCAGTTCATACTGGCGTAGGGACGGTGCGAGCGCTCGAAAGGCTTGGAATTCACGCGTGGAATCCATGCCGGCGTCTTTCCATCATTCCGGCTGAGGACTGGGTCTCCAATCACAACTTGGAGCCTCAAACCATGAATATTGCCGCAAAGACCATTACCCCGAGCGTTACCACCGGCCCTTTGCCGGCATCCCGCAAAGTTTACGTTGCGGGAGATATCCATCCCGGCATTCGCGTGCCTATGCGCGAGATCAGCGTTCATCCGACCGCAGGCGAGCCGCCAGTCGCGGTCTATGATTCGTCTGGCCCCTATACGGTCGAGGGGGCCGATATTCGCATCGAAGAGGGCTTGCCTCAGCTTCGGCGCGACTGGGTGCTGGCCCGCGGCGACGTCGAGGCCTATCAGGGTCGCCACGTGCGCCCGGAAGACAATGGTTTTGCCAGCGGTGAGCGGCTGACGCCCGAATTTCCCGGCCAGCGCCAGCCGCTGCGGGCCAAGAACGGCAGGGCCGTCACCCAGCTTGCCTATGCGCGTGCCGGCATCATCACGCCGGAAATGGAATTCATCGCCATCCGCGAAAATCTCGGCCGAAAGGCACAATGCGAGGCCATGGTTCGCGACGGCGAAAGCTTCGGTGCCCATATCCCCGACTATGTCACACCTGAATTCGTCCGGCAGGAAGTGGCCTCAGGCCGCGCGATCATCCCCGCCAACATCAATCATCCAGAGGCCGAACCGATGATCATCGGCCGCAACTTCCTGGTGAAGATCAACGCCAATATCGGCAATTCCGCCGTCACCTCGTCGATGGCCGAAGAGGTCGAAAAGATGGTTTGGGCGGCGCGCTGGGGTGCCGATACGGTCATGGACCTTTCGACCGGCCGCAACATCCACAATATCCGCGAATGGATCATCCGCAATTCGCCATTGCCGATCGGCACCGTGCCGCTCTACCAGGCGCTGGAAAAGGTCGAAGGCATTGCCGAGAACCTGACATGGGAGGTTTATCGTGACACGCTGATCGAACAGGCGGAACAGGGTGTCGACTATTTCACCATTCATGCCGGCGTGCGGCTCCACTATATCCCGCTGACCGTCAACCGGGTGACCGGAATCGTCTCGCGCGGCGGCTCGATCATGGCGAAGTGGTGTCTGCATCACCACCGTGAGAGCTTTCTTTACGAGCATTTCGAGGAGATCTGCGATATCTGCCGCGCCTATGACGTCTCCTTCTCGCTCGGCGACGGCCTGCGGCCGGGCTCGATTGCCGATGCCAATGACGCAGCGCAGTTCGCCGAGCTCGAAACCCTTGGCGAACTGACGAAGATTGCCTGGGCGAAGGACTGCCAGGTGATGATCGAAGGGCCAGGCCATGTTCCGATGCACAAGATCAAGGAAAACATGGACAAGCAGCTTGCCGTCTGCGGCGAGGCGCCCTTCTACACGCTCGGCCCTCTGACGACGGATATCGCACCCGGCTACGACCATATTACCTCAGGCATAGGGGCTGCGATGATCGGTTGGTTCGGGACGGCCATGCTTTGCTATGTCACGCCAAAGGAGCATCTGGGGTTGCCCGATCGGAATGATGTCAAGATCGGGGTCATCACCTACAAAATCGCAGCGCATGCCGCCGACCTCGCCAAGGGACATCCGGCCGCGCGTCTTCGCGACGATGCACTGTCACGCGCCCGCTTCGAGTTCCGCTGGGAGGATCAGTTCAATCTCTCCCTGGACCCGGAAACAGCCCGCAGCTTCCATGACGAAACGCTGCCGAAAGAGGCGCACAAGGTCGCGCATTTCTGCTCGATGTGCGGCCCGAAATTCTGCTCCATGCGAATTTCGCACGACATTCGCGCCGAGGCGCAGAAGGAGGGCTTGGATGCGATGGCGGCAAAATTCCGCGAGGGCGGCGATCTCTACGTTCCGGTCGAAGCGCTTCAGCATTCGGGCGACTGAGATGCGCGTGCTTGTCAAAGGGGCCGGCGTTGCCGGCCTCTCGGTTGCCCATGCGCTTCACGCCGGCGGTGCTGGTGTGACGGTCGTGGATCCGAATGAGGGTTTCAGGGGTGCCGCATCCTGGTTTGCCGGCGGGATGCTGGCGCCTTGGTGCGAGCGGGAAAGTGCTGGCGAGGCTGTGCTTCTACAGGGCCTCGATGCCGCCGACCGGTGGGAGGTAATGGTGCCGGGAGAAGTGCGACGCAATGGTACGCTCGTGGTCGCGCCGGCCCGCGATCTTGGTGAACTGCAACGCTTCGCCAGCCGCACGACCGGTTGCGAATGGCTCGATGGGAAGGCCATTGCTGGGCTGGAACCCGCCCTTGCCGGGCGCTTCCGGCAAGGCCTGTTCTTTCCTCGCGAAGCCCATCTTGATCCCCGCCGGACGCTCGCAAGGTTGAGGGAGAGGCTTGCAACGCAGGGCGTGTCGTTCGTTCGAGATGCCGACGAGGGCAGCTTCGACGACTGTGTCGACTGCACGGGTGCGGCGCAGATTGGCAAGGCCGGCGGGCTGCGCGGCGTTCGCGGCGAGATGCTCTATCTCAAGACCTGGGAGGTGGACCTTGCCCGCCCGGTTCGCCTGCTGCATCCGCGCATCCCGCTCTACATCGTCCCCCGCGGCGACGGGCTTTTCATGCTCGGTGCCACGATGATCGAAACCGATTTCGACGGGCCGATTTCGGCACGCTCGTTGCTGGAACTGCTGAATGCCGCCTACGCGCTTCATCCGGCCTTTGCGGACGCAACCGTCGTCGAGACCGGGGCCGGAATCCGCCCCGCCTTCGCCGACAACTTTCCCCGCGCCGCCCGCGACGCGAACACAGTATTCGTCAACGGCTTGTATCGTCACGGTTTTTTGCTGGCACCGGCAATGGCGGCGGAAGCTGCGGAGCTTGTATTCGGCAAACTCCAACAAGTAAGCCAACAAGAAGGTATGTTTTCATGAGACTGATCATCAATGGCGAAGCTCAGAATATCTGTGCCAAGACGCTTTCCGAGCTGCTGAGGCTGATGGACTACGAAGGCGAGTGGCTCGCGACCGCCGTCAACGGCGAGCTCGTCCACCGGGAGGATCGGGCTGACCATGCGCTTGACGAGAATGACCGGATAGAAATCCTGACGCCGATGCAGGGAGGTTGAGCCATGCTGAACCTTTATGGAGCCGAAATTGCGTCCCGCCTTCTTCTCGGAACGGCTCGCTATCCCTCACCGGCAATCTTGACTGAAGCCGTCCAGCGATCGCAGACCGCAATCGTCACCGTCTCCTTGCGCCGTGAAACCGCCGGCGGCCGGAACGGTGGTGCGTTCTTCGACATGATCCGGGCGCTCGGCGTACGTGTGCTGCCCAATACGGCCGGCTGCCATGGCGTCTCCGAAGCGGTGCTGACGGCGAAGATGGCGCGCGAGGTGTTTCAGACCAACTGGATCAAGCTGGAGGTGATCGGCAATCACGATACGCTGCAGCCCGATGTCTTTGGGCTGGTCGAAGCCGCGCGTATCC
It encodes:
- a CDS encoding LacI family DNA-binding transcriptional regulator is translated as MNERSDKKMARATADLVAREANVSRVAVSRAFNPNASLKPEKRDRILQIARELNYTPDMAARSLVTRRSHLVGMIVPDVCSPWESQEIDALTTALQAEGFATLLFKAKADLSMDQTLLTYMRGFNPDSVIAFTENVEPDVLCGFLDRAVPIYIIYDDAEEFGKKPSASLYDRLVVRQKEGIEQAVALLQGYGARRVAYLGGKPQSLANTERERIITQVLVGRGMAPPIVVPGDYTYDTAYRATVDLFRVGDGADAIFASNDVGAFGAIDALRHELSLSVPGDVKIVGFDDIPQSHWKSYNLTTVRIDLTDRVRALVRLILKRLKTPDAGRLIETLSTRLVVRGTVG
- a CDS encoding DUF5054 domain-containing protein; the protein is MTQKRVHLVFKTHLDIGFTDHAEKVRRQYHERFIPQAIETGDHFYAEDPGDPKFIWTTGAWLIWDYLNSCRPEEVAKLERAIERGLIRWHGLPFTTHTELMSPDLFRAGLSYSQELDRRFCKKTIAAKMTDVPGHTLGMVPLLAEAGIRFLHLGVNTASPPPQVPDIFRWRAPGGEEIVVMYQRSYGETYFPDGVSEGLGFAHTSDNIGPQSVAQTADVYRQMHQRDPDAIIRAATLEDYGALLWEKRERFPRMELELGDSWIHGIASDPQKTAQFLALQRLYDRFAAEGLNSARLAFGRKLTLVAEHTCGVDIKSYLRDDQAWSREDFETARASDYRFAYAEASWNEQRSYLDEAVRQLDGADARAAKAALAELSAPVMISVGERQQRLSAGGWAIDLDPVTGDISALTVPTGRTIAGRSGSLIAYRYESYDASDVGRHMDTYLTHRQEWAILDHDKPGLARSGAALSRTYMPALKAAGRAGVLLAMPDEAVSRYGAPEYVMLQFLAHGDVLEFRVTMHSKAANRMPEASFLSFTPQARAEWSLRKMGLWHKSGDIARGGGAQLQAVSGVRGDMNGTVLSIQPFDTPLVAPQSWDFMTFCKALPDFADGVRFNLHNNKWGTNFPMWWEGDFSARYRLSVT
- the kduD gene encoding 2-dehydro-3-deoxy-D-gluconate 5-dehydrogenase KduD, whose protein sequence is MANPFDLSGRVAIVTGANTGIGQGIAMALAEAGASIAAVGRSSMDETEAMVTEAGARFHAIKADLGTIAPVKRIVAETLSAFGALDILVNNAGIIRRADAIDFTEEDWDAVIDTNLKTAFFLSQAAGRHMIEKGRGKIINIASLLSFQGGIRIPSYTASKSGLAGVTRLLACEWAGKGVNVNAIAPGYFVTNNTTALREDPDRSTAILARIPAGRWGVPAELGGAAVFLASSASDYVHGTVLPVDGGWLAR
- a CDS encoding GntR family transcriptional regulator, which encodes MSEARKKRSLAGVTQLSHQRATAPRAATLVYDVLRDDILSLRRKPMDLLSEKELEAHFGVSRTPIREAILRLCDDGLVDIFPQSGTFVSRIPRRALYEAILVRKALEITTVGHAVDKMTPAGIRLLDRNLDDLGACLRNGEVTAFHRLDIDFHKLISDIAGFSGIWAIIEQVKVHSDRYRLLTLPQDGRLARVIEEHSTVIDCMRKGDKKGAVEAMDLHLGRLLHEVERAEIWDPNYFIEDAKKPMVCTEKKGHFQ
- the thiC gene encoding phosphomethylpyrimidine synthase ThiC is translated as MNIAAKTITPSVTTGPLPASRKVYVAGDIHPGIRVPMREISVHPTAGEPPVAVYDSSGPYTVEGADIRIEEGLPQLRRDWVLARGDVEAYQGRHVRPEDNGFASGERLTPEFPGQRQPLRAKNGRAVTQLAYARAGIITPEMEFIAIRENLGRKAQCEAMVRDGESFGAHIPDYVTPEFVRQEVASGRAIIPANINHPEAEPMIIGRNFLVKINANIGNSAVTSSMAEEVEKMVWAARWGADTVMDLSTGRNIHNIREWIIRNSPLPIGTVPLYQALEKVEGIAENLTWEVYRDTLIEQAEQGVDYFTIHAGVRLHYIPLTVNRVTGIVSRGGSIMAKWCLHHHRESFLYEHFEEICDICRAYDVSFSLGDGLRPGSIADANDAAQFAELETLGELTKIAWAKDCQVMIEGPGHVPMHKIKENMDKQLAVCGEAPFYTLGPLTTDIAPGYDHITSGIGAAMIGWFGTAMLCYVTPKEHLGLPDRNDVKIGVITYKIAAHAADLAKGHPAARLRDDALSRARFEFRWEDQFNLSLDPETARSFHDETLPKEAHKVAHFCSMCGPKFCSMRISHDIRAEAQKEGLDAMAAKFREGGDLYVPVEALQHSGD
- the kduI gene encoding 5-dehydro-4-deoxy-D-glucuronate isomerase; the encoded protein is MKVDVRHASHPEAVRAYDTDTLRRHFLVDTVFEGGEIRLTYSHYDRMVIGGAMPLGAALTLSAPKAIGQETFLAERELGALNIGAAGRVLIDGKAYDIAKYDCLYIGKGAVDIRFESADAGNPAKFYLVSTPAHQPHPTVLLTREQARHLTFGEAATANKRSIFQFIHPEVCQSCQLTMGLTMLEPGSIWNTMPSHIHDRRMEAYLYFDLDTDQRVFHFMGEPQETRHMLVANEQAIISPPWSIHSGAGTKNYSFIWAMAGDNKSFTDMDQIAIADLR
- the thiS gene encoding sulfur carrier protein ThiS; this encodes MRLIINGEAQNICAKTLSELLRLMDYEGEWLATAVNGELVHREDRADHALDENDRIEILTPMQGG
- the thiO gene encoding glycine oxidase ThiO: MRVLVKGAGVAGLSVAHALHAGGAGVTVVDPNEGFRGAASWFAGGMLAPWCERESAGEAVLLQGLDAADRWEVMVPGEVRRNGTLVVAPARDLGELQRFASRTTGCEWLDGKAIAGLEPALAGRFRQGLFFPREAHLDPRRTLARLRERLATQGVSFVRDADEGSFDDCVDCTGAAQIGKAGGLRGVRGEMLYLKTWEVDLARPVRLLHPRIPLYIVPRGDGLFMLGATMIETDFDGPISARSLLELLNAAYALHPAFADATVVETGAGIRPAFADNFPRAARDANTVFVNGLYRHGFLLAPAMAAEAAELVFGKLQQVSQQEGMFS
- a CDS encoding extracellular solute-binding protein, producing MRKGIQSLLLGVSAAVALSGSAIATDLDITCRCVVGGVNSGTAEWIQKKIIPAFTEKMKTQGKDVTVKLTQFGGEDEQLTQQLALDFSTGAGPDISAFDGFLIPSFVQGGLLKPLEEIAGPDVASWDGWSHIADGTKALMSYQGKPYGIALGTDARMIFVRRDLFQKAGLDAESWQPKSWGELLDAARKIKAADPDSFPLQLNAGVSMGEATTMQGYWMALLGTGEQVTDENGKYIVASQGILDTLRLYKTIYVDDKLGDQRAQLLADGRNRTFANFRDGKTAMLVEGDWFYRSVTAPGAEFAVADRDKVMTWKKMPAAQPGKGLRGQDFVTISGGTGFVINPHTDAPKESWELLSFMNSQEQLTAFQEIQPAIRIRDDVAIPNSPFLTETAKTLLPITTARPNDANYNKVSTEIQRMTESVVSGEMSPEDAMAQYKAAIVAIVGEENTVSRL